A single genomic interval of Penicillium psychrofluorescens genome assembly, chromosome: 2 harbors:
- a CDS encoding uncharacterized protein (ID:PFLUO_002401-T1.cds;~source:funannotate) has protein sequence MPPKMHRAAQACARCYKRKKRCDRGVPACSGCRKANVECHGISRSDNTQIPRNVARFLESAIADLELQLGNRTAVAAVGNQCGDAMVPRGFMAPLPPQFCPSITQTQAVPYKASFLQQSNFPPSVRMRPHSSRKRGEFSSEPLDRRRLAALAVPAAVARTLFDVYINRLLPQYPLFHLAELENVFARVYVQGEQQPWLNAEGQRNLFIASMVLANSGCAYKFNDLGRNRSFYASLQSDALSMLGCVQHTSLESLQCMLLLVQHALLNPQSGSLYNLAGDAMKIAIALGLHQEPVCIDINESDLRRSLFWASYVLDRSINITGHRPLALRDEHITVHHLTDKSRVHFVNHVRYRQLQSEMYAVQFHNKPIPSGSYQEWMDDMAERIMAWRSSALSSFQAPPEWFDFGTWTCVVLLHRPCIRNPNPSEASIKESFEAAVRISDGYWEQSQNKHVKYTFHAVHNAFESGLVLLYAIEVAPDILRQNYGVKRVLDVVNQISALFLVISKIWRDAMLVGDRYDELQKAVTKRFVQGPDEEAAYDSVLLDCLRDMLFRVNRDARFSTPGHQFPVSPSDQGSGQWPNLLAPPLEAQPALTLGPSIDIDMEWLARNTLDESWEFSVFEWPGFPSDATETASTPAVATPPALDRAAVDTAIELLPACRQCRERRVRCDRGFPSCHHCRSSETECMHKDPVSGEMTPRKYIAALHRTFASLMDEWESTEPARIGPIESISPTSSSVDYDKLQLFGPSTAMAEVAATLTAGAYSQPAAPSDESSWFLSSGCSMDIPPPHVRSEILPEMKPLNLVYPIFQETDKFLFSFSQNQDLPATAENLLVIAICLQLRSKTDPRYKGPAMTYFNGALHKHSTIDFTTPSTHQIQVFALECLFILLCPTAGDIWRMSGAAVRACVELCEEYNTTDNTCWLLLRTVFCLEISICVALGRPPQSPCLYESLKLDEPPTHAAEAFQIALCNVSWLQALDLIDLLAGVPSPVRLETLFSGPYDDPMLDQFSQYLHARALRSPTSMAQALSMDMVRNHFPFSWVDAHEVAAAVLRPSQPAQGACLQALRWMATDQDLACQNLYDILAASA, from the exons ATGCCGCCGAAAATGCATCGAGCCGCACAGGCATGCGCCCGATGCTACAAGCGCAAGAAACGCTGTGACCGGGGGGTGCCCGCTTGCTCGGGCTGCCGGAAGGCCAATGTGGAGTGCCATGGCATCTCGCGCAGCGACAATACGCAGATCCCTCGCAATGTCGCGCGCTTCCTCGAATCCGCCATTGCGGACTTGGAGCTGCAGCTCGGTAATCGAACCGCTGTAGCAGCTGTCGGAAACCAATGCGGCGACGCTATGGTTCCCAGAGGCTTCATGGCGCCTCTGCCGCCGCAGTTCTGTCCATCGATTACGCAGACGCAGGCGGTGCCGTACAAGGCCTCATTCCTGCAGCAGTCCAATTTTCCTCCTTCGGTGCGGATGCGGCCACACTCGAGCAGGAAGAGGGGCGAATTTTCCTCAGAGCCCCTTGATAGACGGAGGCTAGCTGCCTTGGCCGTGCCGGCTGCCGTCGCCCGGACACTGTTTGACGTATATATCAATCGATTGTTGCCTCAATATCCCTTGTTCCACCTTGCCGAGCTGGAAAATGTCTTTGCACGGGTCTATGTACAAGGCGAACAACAGCCATGGCTAAACGCAGAAGGCCAGCGCAACCTGTTTATCGCCAGCATGGTGCTCGCGAACAGTGGCTGCGCATACAAGTTCAACGATCTGGGGCGCAATCGCTCCTTTTATGCCTCTCTTCAATCCGATGCATTATCGATGCTAGGCTGTGTACAACACACCTCCCTCGAGAGCTTACAATGTATGCTGTTGCTAGTCCAGCACGCCCTGCTAAACCCACAATCCGGCTCGCTGTACAATCTGGCTGGAGATGCAATGAAAATTGCCATCGCTTTGGGGCTGCATCAGGAACCTGTCTGCATCGATATAAATGAGAGCGACCTACGGCGGTCCCTTTTCTGGGCG TCCTATGTCCTCGACCGTTCTATAAACATCACTGGTCATAGACCGCTAGCGTTGCGGGATGAGCATATCACCGTTCACCACCTTACTGACAAATCCCGAGTACACTTTGTGAATCACGTCCGTTATCGACAATTGCAGTCCGAGATGTACGCAGTCCAATTTCACAACAAGCCCATCCCTTCAGGTAGCTACCaggaatggatggatgataTGGCGGAGCGCATCATGGCCTGGCGCTCGTCAGCGTTGAGCAGCTTCCAGGCACCACCGGAGTGGTTTGACTTTGGCACTTGGACTTGTGTCGTCCTTTTGCACCGCCCATGCATCCGCAATCCCAATCCATCCGAAGCGTCTATCAAAGAGAGTTTCGAAGCGGCGGTGCGCATATCTGATG GATATTGGGAACAATCACAAAATAAGCATGTCAAATATACCTTCCATGCTGTTCATAACGCCTTCGAGTCCGGCCTGGTGCTGCTTTATGCGATAGAAGTGGCACCGGATATTTTGCGCCAGAACTACGGAGTCAAGCGTGTGCTTGACGTCGTCAATCAGATCTCGGCGCTGTTTCTGGTCATTTCCAAAATCTGGCGAGACGCCATGCTGGTCGGAGATCGGTACGACGAGCTGCAAAAGGCCGTCACGAAACGTTTCGTCCAAGGACCCGATGAGGAAGCTGCCTACGACTCTGTGCTGCTTGACTGTCTCCGTGACATGCTCTTCCGTGTCAATCGTGACGCTCGCTTCTCAACACCAGGACATCAATTTCCCGTCTCACCAAGTGACCAGGGCAGCGGCCAATGGCCGAATCTACTAGCACCGCCACTAGAAGCCCAACCAGCGTTGACGCTGGGTCCCTCGATTGATATTGACATGGAGTGGTTGGCAAGAAACACGCTTGATGAAAGCTGGGAGTTCTCTGTCTTTGAATGGCCGGGGTTTCCATCGGATGCGACAGAAACTGCCTCGACGCCCGCGGTAGCCACTCCACCAGCACTGGATCGCGCAGCAGTTGACACGGCAATCGAGCTATTGCCAGCATGCAGGCAGTGCCGGGAGCGTCGCGTGCGCTGTGATCGAGGGTTTCCCTCGTGCCACCATTGTCGCTCTTCAGAGACCGAATGCATGCACAAAGACCCTGTCTCTGGCGAAATGACGCCGCGCAAATACATTGCCGCCCTGCATCGCACTTTCGCCAGCCTCATGGATGAGTGGGAGTCCACAGAGCCTGCCAGGATAGGGCCTATCGAGTCGATCAGCCCTACCTCCTCGTCAGTTGATTACGATAAATTGCAGCTCTTCGGCCCATCCACAGCAATGGCAGAAGTAGCCGCAACGCTAACGGCGGGCGCCTATTCACAACCAGCAGCACCCTCAGATGAGTCCTCATGGTTCCTCTCATCGGGATGTAGCATGGACATACCGCCGCCTCATGTGCGCAGTGAGATCTTGCCTGAAATGAAACCGCTCAATCTCGTCTATCCAATATTCCAAGAAACAGACAAGTTTCTCTTTTCATTCAGTCAGAACCAAGACCTACCAGCCACCGCAGAGAATCTTCTCGTAATCGCTATCTGCCTCCAGCTGCGCAGCAAGACCGATCCGAGATACAAAGGCCCCGCCATGACTTATTTCAACGGCGCCCTCCACAAGCACAGCACCATAGACTTCACGACCCCGAGCACTCACCAAATCCAGGTCTTCGCTCTGGAGTGTCTCTTTATCCTACTCTGCCCCACCGCAGGCGACATCTGGCGTATGAGCGGCGCTGCCGTGCGCGCCTGCGTCGAGCTCTGCGAGGAGTACAACACAACTGACAACACCTGCTGGCTACTCCTGCGTACCGTTTTCTGCTTGGAGATCAGCATCTGCGTAGCTCTCGGCCGACCCCCACAGTCACCCTGTTTATACGAGTCGCTCAAGCTCGACGAACCACCCACCCACGCCGCCGAAGCGTTTCAGATTGCCCTGTGCAACGTTTCATGGCTGCAAGCCCTCGATCTAATTGACCTTCTCGCTGGTGTGCCGTCCCCAGTACGGCTGGAAACCCTTTTCTCAGGGCCCTACGACGACCCGATGCTGGACCAGTTCTCGCAATACCTTCATGCCCGGGCGCTGCGCTCGCCGACCTCAATGGCACAGGCGCTGTCGATGGATATGGTCCGTAATCACTTCCCGTTTTCATGGGTCGATGCGCATGAAGTCGCGGCTGCTGTGCTGCGCCCGTCTCAGCCAGCTCAGGGTGCGTGTCTTCAGGCCTTGAGGTGGATGGCGACGGATCAGGATCTGGCTTGTCAGAATCTATATGATATTCTGGCGGCCTCGGCGTGA